Proteins found in one Zea mays cultivar B73 chromosome 1, Zm-B73-REFERENCE-NAM-5.0, whole genome shotgun sequence genomic segment:
- the LOC100278322 gene encoding uncharacterized protein LOC100278322: MQRLSLGSPAGKNSRLSVAVDEEAEATDEKAVKAMVRTPALNRSIHLVPVLTLLCFLVLFLLSHDPSAALTNSPVLAAAATVTATARPLEAAVAGGADATVASSGVYRRLKEDPRQQQQPRGRRLGMARRR, translated from the exons ATGCAGCGCCTCTCCCTCGGTTCCCCGGCCGGGAAGAACTCCCGCCTAAGCGTGGCCGTCGACGAGGAGGCAGAGGCGACGGACGAGAAGGCGGTGAAGGCTATGGTCAGGACCCCGGCGCTGAACAGGTCCATCCACTTGGTCCCCGTCCTAACTCTCCTGTGCTTCCTCGTCCTCTTCCTGCTGTCCCACGACCCCTCCGCCGCGCTCACCA ATTCGCCCGTGCTGGCCGCGGCCGCCACTGTCACCGCCACTGCACGCCCCTTGGAGGCCGCCGTCGCTGGTGGAG CGGACGCGACGGTCGCGTCCAGCGGCGTGTACCGGCGGCTGAAGGAGGACCcgaggcagcagcagcagccccgCGGGCGGAGGCTGGGGATGGCGCGGCGGCGGTGA